Proteins encoded within one genomic window of Chlorobaculum sp. MV4-Y:
- a CDS encoding cation diffusion facilitator family transporter: MSDYQHSHDHAHDHDHAGHHHHAVGSIQTAFFMNFGFTILEAIGGVMTNSTAILANAVHDFGDSIALGQAWYFEKLSGRTGDKRYSYGYQRFSIFGALVSALLLLVSSFVVLVEAVPRLLHPEHPNAKGMVAFALVGVAVNALAMLRLKGQKGMNARVIALHLLEDVLGWLSVLLVSVVLLFVNVPMLDPLLAIVITLYILTGVVRNLRAMVPVFLQAVPHELSIDKVVGKIRQTEHVRGVHHAHLWSLDGQRTVFTAHLEIDCTLDPAEYARIKEEVSALVTRYGIYHSTVELEYPGEVCRNEPRKDR, from the coding sequence ATGAGCGACTACCAGCACAGCCACGACCATGCTCACGACCACGACCACGCCGGGCATCACCACCACGCGGTCGGGAGCATCCAGACCGCATTTTTCATGAACTTCGGCTTCACGATCCTTGAAGCCATCGGCGGCGTCATGACCAACAGCACGGCCATTCTCGCCAACGCCGTGCATGACTTCGGCGACTCCATCGCCCTCGGGCAGGCTTGGTATTTCGAGAAACTCTCGGGCCGCACGGGCGACAAGCGCTACTCCTACGGCTACCAGCGCTTCTCGATCTTCGGGGCGCTTGTGAGCGCTTTGCTGCTGCTGGTCAGCTCGTTCGTGGTGCTCGTCGAGGCGGTGCCGCGCCTGCTCCATCCAGAGCATCCGAATGCCAAAGGGATGGTCGCTTTCGCCCTCGTCGGCGTTGCTGTAAACGCGCTCGCCATGCTGCGCCTCAAGGGGCAGAAGGGGATGAACGCCCGCGTGATTGCGCTGCACCTGCTCGAAGACGTGCTTGGCTGGCTCTCTGTGCTGCTGGTCTCCGTGGTGCTGCTGTTTGTCAATGTCCCCATGCTCGATCCGCTCCTTGCCATCGTCATTACGCTCTACATTCTCACCGGAGTTGTCAGAAACCTCCGCGCGATGGTACCGGTCTTCCTGCAAGCTGTGCCGCATGAGCTCAGCATCGACAAGGTGGTCGGTAAAATCCGTCAGACAGAGCACGTCAGGGGAGTGCACCATGCCCACCTCTGGTCGCTCGACGGTCAGCGTACTGTTTTCACCGCTCACCTCGAAATTGATTGTACTCTCGATCCCGCCGAATACGCCCGCATCAAGGAGGAGGTCAGCGCCCTTGTGACCCGCTACGGTATCTATCATTCCACCGTAGAACTCGAATACCCCGGCGAGGTTTGCCGGAACGAGCCGCGCAAAGACCGGTAG
- a CDS encoding heavy-metal-associated domain-containing protein — translation MKTEIHVSGMRCSGCEMLVSEALEEMEGVEKASASHQTGVVNVEYDESTADLESIKKVIEGQGFRVTA, via the coding sequence ATGAAAACAGAAATACATGTCAGCGGAATGCGCTGCTCCGGCTGCGAAATGCTGGTCAGCGAAGCTCTCGAAGAGATGGAAGGGGTGGAAAAAGCCAGTGCATCGCATCAGACTGGTGTTGTCAACGTCGAGTACGACGAGTCGACGGCTGATCTCGAATCGATCAAAAAGGTGATCGAGGGGCAGGGATTCAGGGTGACCGCTTGA
- the gatC gene encoding Asp-tRNA(Asn)/Glu-tRNA(Gln) amidotransferase subunit GatC, producing the protein MSVTTKDVAYIAELARLKFTESEQEKMTSELNMILHYIEKLNEVDTEGVEPLNTIHDQINVLRADVEHTPLSNEDALRNAPDRQDRFFKVPKVIG; encoded by the coding sequence ATGTCTGTCACCACAAAGGATGTTGCCTATATCGCCGAGCTTGCCCGTCTGAAGTTCACTGAGTCCGAGCAGGAAAAGATGACCAGCGAGCTGAACATGATTCTGCACTACATCGAAAAGCTCAACGAGGTCGATACCGAAGGCGTCGAGCCGCTCAACACCATTCACGACCAGATCAATGTGCTTCGCGCCGACGTCGAGCATACGCCGCTCTCGAACGAGGATGCGCTGAGAAATGCGCCCGACAGGCAGGATCGCTTCTTCAAGGTGCCGAAAGTTATCGGCTGA
- the xseA gene encoding exodeoxyribonuclease VII large subunit: MIETAQSVGELTRAIKNELESLFPYVRVKGELSNVKLHSSGHVYLTLKDNEAQIPAVIWKSVRARSPLELRDGLEVIAEGRLEVYPPAGRYQLICTALFETGEGEQRLALERLIAKLARAGWFDADRKKPIPRIPRRIGMITSPTGAVIRDMSDVFARRFPAAELLLYPVQVQGERAVESIVRALDYFNAPPNPAHQADVLIVARGGGSSEDLQAFNDEAVVEAIHRSKIPVISAVGHETDLSVADMVADLRAGTPSIAAERAVPDREELLRLIDGLKQRQSMLMEGKISGAKLQVDSIVSSYAFNRPVQLLGQFVERLAQTEKALKRAITEKLRDREQHLTTATDRLAMLDIHRTLKRGFALVTQDDRYITSAAGLEASAEIALTFHDGRREANVMDDTSP, encoded by the coding sequence ATGATCGAAACTGCGCAAAGCGTCGGCGAGCTGACCCGCGCCATCAAGAACGAGCTGGAGAGCCTTTTCCCCTATGTGCGGGTGAAGGGTGAGCTGTCGAACGTCAAACTGCACAGCTCGGGGCATGTCTACCTGACGCTCAAGGACAACGAAGCGCAGATTCCGGCGGTGATCTGGAAGAGCGTGCGCGCCCGCTCGCCGCTGGAGCTGCGCGACGGCCTCGAAGTGATCGCCGAGGGGCGGCTTGAGGTCTATCCGCCCGCCGGACGCTACCAGCTCATCTGCACGGCGCTCTTTGAGACCGGCGAAGGCGAGCAGCGCCTTGCGCTCGAACGGCTCATCGCCAAGCTCGCCAGGGCGGGCTGGTTCGACGCCGATCGCAAGAAGCCGATCCCGCGCATCCCTCGCCGCATCGGGATGATCACCTCGCCCACCGGCGCGGTGATTCGCGACATGAGTGACGTCTTCGCGCGGCGCTTTCCAGCGGCGGAGCTGCTGCTCTACCCGGTGCAGGTGCAGGGCGAGCGAGCCGTCGAATCGATCGTGCGCGCGCTCGACTACTTCAACGCGCCGCCGAATCCGGCGCACCAGGCCGACGTGCTGATCGTGGCGCGAGGCGGCGGCTCGTCCGAAGACCTCCAAGCCTTCAACGACGAAGCCGTGGTCGAAGCGATCCATCGCTCGAAAATTCCGGTCATCAGCGCCGTCGGCCACGAAACCGACCTCTCGGTAGCCGACATGGTGGCCGACCTCCGCGCAGGCACCCCCTCCATCGCCGCCGAACGCGCCGTGCCCGACCGCGAAGAGCTGCTGAGACTGATCGACGGCCTGAAGCAGCGGCAATCGATGCTGATGGAGGGCAAAATTTCGGGAGCCAAACTCCAGGTTGACTCCATTGTGAGCAGCTACGCCTTCAACCGCCCGGTGCAACTGCTCGGTCAGTTCGTGGAGCGCTTGGCGCAGACCGAAAAAGCGCTGAAACGAGCCATCACCGAAAAGCTCCGCGACCGCGAACAGCACTTAACCACCGCCACCGACAGGCTGGCAATGCTCGACATCCACCGAACCCTCAAACGAGGCTTCGCGCTGGTAACGCAAGACGACCGCTACATCACCTCAGCCGCAGGGCTGGAAGCAAGCGCGGAGATCGCGCTCACGTTCCACGACGGACGCCGGGAGGCTAACGTGATGGATGATACCTCTCCCTGA
- the dtd gene encoding D-aminoacyl-tRNA deacylase produces MRTVVQRVRKASVSIGGAEYSSIGVGLLVLAGISRSDTPDDFAWMSRKIPSLRIFEDDEGRMNRSLRDIGGALLVVSQFTLYADASRGNRPGFSESAPPEVARELFASFVESIRREAGCPVETGVFGADMQVSLVNDGPVTIILESPKKS; encoded by the coding sequence ATGAGAACGGTTGTCCAGCGGGTACGCAAGGCGAGCGTCTCAATCGGTGGCGCGGAGTACAGCTCCATTGGCGTGGGGCTGCTGGTGCTTGCAGGTATCTCCCGAAGCGACACGCCGGACGACTTCGCCTGGATGAGCCGCAAGATTCCAAGCCTGCGCATTTTCGAGGACGACGAGGGCCGCATGAACCGCTCGCTCCGGGATATTGGCGGCGCATTGCTCGTCGTCTCGCAATTCACGCTCTACGCCGATGCCAGTCGTGGCAACCGGCCCGGCTTCTCCGAATCCGCACCGCCGGAGGTCGCCAGGGAGCTGTTTGCCAGCTTCGTCGAATCGATCCGCCGCGAGGCTGGATGCCCGGTCGAGACCGGCGTTTTTGGCGCAGACATGCAGGTGTCGCTCGTCAACGACGGCCCGGTTACCATCATTCTCGAATCACCGAAAAAATCATGA
- a CDS encoding IS3 family transposase: protein MVEKEHSGISMQRQCDLLSIHRSGLYYQPIKTSKLNRELMRLIDEQYLLRPYYGVYRMWQWLSMDKGYKINLKRVRRLYRLMGLEAIGPKPNTSKPAPGHKVYPYLLRGLAIKHSDHVWATDITYVPMAHGFMYLMAIIDLKSRYVLNWSVSNTMDAKWCAEVLLEAVRLHGAPKILNTDQGSQFTSEVFAEAVITESKSALSMDGKGRAIDNVFIERLWRSVKYEYIYLNPPADGLELYKGLKHWFNDYNTVRRHKALDGQVPAKVYSANKRLIPKAA, encoded by the coding sequence ATGGTTGAGAAAGAACATAGCGGTATCAGCATGCAACGCCAGTGCGACCTGCTTTCGATCCACCGATCAGGCCTGTATTATCAGCCGATAAAGACCTCGAAGCTGAATCGTGAGCTCATGCGGCTGATTGATGAGCAGTACCTGCTGAGGCCATACTACGGCGTTTACCGTATGTGGCAATGGCTGAGTATGGACAAAGGCTACAAGATCAACCTCAAACGGGTACGGCGGCTCTATCGCCTTATGGGTCTGGAAGCCATCGGCCCCAAGCCGAACACCTCGAAACCGGCGCCGGGCCATAAGGTCTATCCGTATCTGCTCCGGGGACTTGCGATCAAGCACAGCGACCATGTTTGGGCAACTGATATCACCTATGTGCCGATGGCCCATGGATTCATGTACCTGATGGCCATCATCGACCTGAAAAGCCGCTATGTGCTGAACTGGTCGGTGTCGAATACCATGGATGCCAAATGGTGTGCCGAGGTCTTGCTTGAAGCCGTGCGGTTGCACGGGGCACCCAAGATTCTCAACACCGATCAGGGCAGCCAGTTCACCAGCGAGGTCTTTGCCGAAGCCGTCATCACAGAGTCCAAGTCTGCACTCTCCATGGATGGCAAAGGCCGAGCAATTGACAACGTCTTCATCGAACGGTTATGGCGGAGCGTCAAGTATGAGTACATTTACCTGAACCCACCAGCCGATGGTCTCGAACTCTACAAAGGCCTGAAGCATTGGTTCAACGACTACAACACGGTTCGTCGCCACAAAGCGCTTGATGGTCAGGTTCCGGCAAAAGTCTATTCTGCCAATAAACGACTGATTCCGAAAGCCGCATGA
- the purU gene encoding formyltetrahydrofolate deformylase yields the protein MTSAAEPSKAILLLSCPDRVGLVARIANFIYERGGNILDLNEHVDVDERQFFLRVSWSLDHFSIPVDDLESAFAPLAREFRANWQIQLSGKRNRMAVFVSKYDHCLREILWRHSLGEFDIDIPLIVSNHADLAPLAETHGIPFRVIPVTPETKAAAEQQQMALCDEQGIDTIVLARYMQVLSPEFTKRWAGRIINIHHSFLPAFVGGNPYRQAYERGVKLIGATSHYVTDELDEGPIIEQDIIRISHRDTLDDLVRKGRDLERLVLARALRLHCDHRILLNGRKTVVFD from the coding sequence ATGACCTCCGCTGCCGAACCATCTAAAGCCATACTTCTGCTCTCCTGCCCCGACCGCGTGGGGCTTGTGGCGAGGATTGCCAATTTCATCTACGAGCGAGGTGGAAACATTCTCGATCTCAACGAGCATGTCGATGTGGATGAACGTCAGTTTTTTCTGCGCGTTTCATGGAGCCTTGATCATTTTTCGATTCCCGTCGATGACCTCGAATCGGCTTTCGCTCCGCTGGCGCGTGAATTCAGGGCAAACTGGCAGATTCAGCTGTCCGGAAAGCGGAACCGGATGGCGGTTTTCGTCTCGAAGTACGATCACTGCCTGCGCGAAATTCTCTGGCGGCACAGCCTTGGTGAGTTTGACATCGACATTCCGCTGATCGTCTCGAACCACGCCGACCTTGCGCCGCTCGCCGAAACACACGGCATTCCATTCCGCGTCATTCCGGTGACGCCCGAAACCAAGGCCGCAGCCGAGCAGCAGCAGATGGCGTTGTGCGACGAGCAAGGCATTGATACCATCGTGCTGGCGCGGTACATGCAGGTGCTCTCGCCGGAGTTCACCAAGCGCTGGGCGGGGCGCATCATCAACATCCACCACTCGTTTTTGCCTGCCTTCGTGGGCGGCAATCCCTACCGGCAGGCCTACGAGCGCGGCGTGAAGCTGATCGGCGCGACCAGCCACTACGTCACCGACGAGCTCGACGAAGGGCCGATCATCGAGCAGGATATCATCCGTATCTCGCACCGCGACACCCTAGACGACCTTGTTCGCAAGGGACGCGACCTCGAACGGCTCGTGCTGGCGCGCGCTTTGCGCCTGCACTGCGACCACCGCATTTTGCTCAATGGGCGCAAGACCGTTGTGTTCGACTGA
- a CDS encoding ISL3 family transposase — MEDGLKTVQAPWAVRHCRFTLQFESFAIELLLHCANIKAAASMLRLNWHAVNHIMQRAVERGLSRRQADGIAYLGIDEKSFKAGQHYVTTLNDLDQGRVLEVVEHRTTEATKALLETLSQQQREQAKAVSVDLWQPFANAVNQLLPNADLVHDRFHISQSLNDAVDAVRRKESGELRKTGDKRLVGSKYVWLRNPEKLHTRQQLELNTLMNGEFKTGDRRGR, encoded by the coding sequence ATGGAAGATGGGCTCAAAACCGTTCAGGCACCGTGGGCGGTAAGGCATTGCCGTTTCACGCTGCAGTTCGAAAGCTTTGCGATCGAGCTGCTCTTGCACTGCGCGAACATCAAGGCGGCGGCCAGCATGTTGCGTCTGAACTGGCACGCCGTCAATCACATCATGCAGCGAGCCGTTGAGCGAGGCCTGAGTCGTCGGCAAGCTGATGGCATTGCGTATCTGGGAATCGATGAAAAAAGCTTCAAGGCTGGCCAGCATTATGTGACAACGCTGAACGATCTGGATCAAGGTCGAGTGCTTGAAGTTGTCGAACACCGCACGACCGAAGCAACCAAAGCGCTGCTTGAAACGCTGAGCCAACAGCAGCGGGAACAAGCCAAGGCGGTCTCGGTCGATCTGTGGCAACCCTTTGCCAACGCGGTGAACCAACTCTTGCCAAACGCCGATCTGGTGCATGATCGCTTTCATATCAGCCAGTCTCTCAATGACGCCGTCGATGCGGTGCGCCGCAAGGAGTCTGGCGAACTCCGCAAAACTGGAGACAAGCGGCTGGTCGGCTCGAAATACGTTTGGCTGCGCAATCCGGAGAAGCTGCACACCCGGCAACAGCTCGAGTTGAACACCCTGATGAACGGTGAGTTCAAAACCGGGGACAGGCGTGGGCGTTAA
- a CDS encoding citrate synthase, giving the protein MSDSDQRNSLTITDNRTGKSYELPIENGTIRTMDLRKIKASDDDFGILGYDPAFLNTCSCKSTITYIDGDKGILRYRGYPIEQLAEQSSFLETAYLLIKGYLPDKERLAVWTYNIRHHTMTHANLTKFMDGFRYDAHPMGILVGTVGALSTFYPDAKNVGEEESRKLQVRRLIGKMPTLAAMSFRHSLGFPYVLPDNDLSYAGNFLSMMFRMTERSYKPNPVLEKALDVLFILHADHEQNCSTNAVRSVSSSMVDPYSAIAAGCAALYGPLHGGANEAVIHMLRQIGSVDKIPEFIKSVKSGEGRLMGFGHRVYKNYDPRARIIKKIAFDVFAETGRNPLLDIAIELERIALEDDYFIQRKLYPNVDFYSGLIYQAMGFPTEMFPVLFAIGRVPGWLAQWIEHVKDPDQKIARPRQIYLGEECRDYVPLDERPRRGDDEQKFGICRL; this is encoded by the coding sequence ATGAGCGATTCAGACCAGCGCAACTCGCTGACGATCACCGACAATCGTACCGGCAAGTCGTACGAACTTCCGATTGAAAACGGCACCATCCGTACCATGGATCTGCGCAAGATCAAGGCCTCTGATGATGATTTCGGGATTCTCGGCTACGACCCCGCGTTTCTGAACACCTGCTCCTGCAAGAGCACGATCACCTACATCGATGGCGACAAGGGCATCCTGCGCTATCGTGGCTACCCGATCGAGCAGCTTGCCGAGCAGAGTTCGTTCCTCGAAACGGCCTACCTGCTCATCAAGGGCTACTTGCCGGACAAGGAGCGGCTCGCGGTCTGGACCTACAACATCCGGCACCACACCATGACCCACGCCAACCTGACCAAGTTCATGGATGGCTTCCGCTACGACGCCCATCCGATGGGCATCCTCGTGGGCACGGTGGGTGCACTTTCGACCTTCTATCCCGACGCCAAGAATGTCGGCGAGGAGGAGTCGCGCAAGCTTCAGGTGCGGCGGCTGATCGGCAAGATGCCGACGCTCGCGGCGATGAGCTTTCGCCACAGCCTCGGTTTCCCGTACGTGCTGCCAGACAACGACCTGAGCTACGCGGGCAACTTTCTCTCGATGATGTTCCGCATGACGGAGCGCAGTTACAAGCCCAATCCGGTGCTCGAAAAGGCGCTCGATGTGCTTTTCATCCTGCACGCCGACCACGAGCAGAACTGTTCGACCAACGCCGTGCGCTCGGTGAGCAGCTCGATGGTCGATCCCTACTCGGCCATCGCCGCTGGTTGCGCCGCGCTCTACGGCCCGCTGCACGGCGGAGCGAACGAAGCGGTGATTCACATGCTCAGGCAGATCGGCTCCGTCGATAAAATCCCGGAGTTCATCAAGTCGGTCAAGAGCGGCGAGGGACGCCTGATGGGCTTCGGTCACCGCGTCTACAAGAACTACGATCCGCGTGCGAGAATCATCAAGAAGATCGCCTTCGACGTCTTCGCAGAGACCGGCCGCAACCCGCTGCTCGACATCGCCATCGAGCTGGAACGGATCGCGCTCGAAGACGATTACTTCATCCAGCGCAAGCTCTATCCGAACGTCGATTTCTACTCCGGCCTCATCTACCAGGCGATGGGATTCCCTACCGAGATGTTTCCGGTGCTGTTCGCTATCGGGCGCGTTCCTGGCTGGCTTGCGCAGTGGATCGAGCACGTCAAGGATCCGGATCAGAAGATCGCTCGCCCCCGCCAGATTTATCTCGGCGAAGAGTGCCGCGATTACGTGCCGCTTGACGAGCGTCCGAGAAGAGGGGATGACGAGCAGAAATTTGGTATCTGCCGGCTCTGA
- a CDS encoding transposase: MKQTRRKFTPEFKTKVVLEALSERLPMAELAQKHELHPNQITQWKREFLDKTSDVFSKGEKARKTEQDYQQESEELYKTIGQLKVEVDWLKKKLQS; encoded by the coding sequence ATGAAACAAACACGCCGCAAGTTTACGCCTGAATTCAAAACAAAGGTCGTCCTGGAAGCCCTCAGTGAACGGCTTCCCATGGCAGAACTCGCCCAGAAGCATGAGCTTCATCCGAACCAGATCACTCAATGGAAACGGGAGTTCCTCGACAAGACCTCCGATGTCTTTTCGAAAGGTGAAAAGGCTAGGAAAACCGAGCAGGATTATCAGCAGGAGAGCGAAGAACTCTACAAAACCATCGGCCAATTGAAGGTTGAGGTCGACTGGCTCAAAAAAAAATTGCAGTCGTAA
- a CDS encoding SPOR domain-containing protein, with product MAADTASGILERLLGIAPDEAQRRLDRFASGMTAELLDRKCLTIEGLGLFSVVHEQARRQATASGTRYQPPRNRVAFEARKEWTGDAERIATGRLGMDASEARRFAKALGETFEAAKEDPGRLELRGFGSFTLESGVFRFQPEATLEALLNIGYGDLKAIVIPEQKQEKEIQPVPVESGGMKKVALLVAAVVVLVCGWFIYRQFAPGGFALSSAGSSAMTSASASVVANAPLSSEAPEKAAVAATLQNGSAADSVILRKGRYTVIVATFSSKKSARQEWRHLSELGHQLRFWPVTSGGSRYYRLVIGDFETRSAAIDSMKSMPKGLPSHSYIQQAPKNVVLYGEQGL from the coding sequence ATGGCCGCTGACACTGCATCCGGTATTCTCGAACGGCTTCTCGGCATTGCGCCCGACGAGGCGCAGCGCCGTCTCGATCGCTTTGCGAGCGGCATGACGGCGGAGCTGCTCGACCGCAAGTGCCTCACCATCGAGGGACTGGGGCTCTTTTCGGTTGTGCACGAGCAGGCGAGGAGGCAGGCGACTGCTTCGGGGACACGCTACCAACCACCGAGGAACCGCGTGGCTTTCGAAGCGCGGAAAGAGTGGACAGGCGACGCCGAACGCATTGCGACCGGCAGGCTCGGTATGGATGCGAGCGAGGCGCGGCGGTTTGCCAAAGCGCTTGGCGAGACTTTCGAGGCGGCGAAAGAGGATCCGGGACGGCTTGAACTGCGCGGCTTCGGTTCGTTCACGCTGGAGTCAGGCGTGTTCCGTTTCCAACCCGAAGCCACGCTCGAAGCGCTGCTCAACATCGGTTATGGCGACTTGAAGGCGATCGTTATTCCAGAGCAGAAGCAGGAAAAGGAGATTCAGCCGGTTCCGGTCGAATCGGGCGGCATGAAAAAGGTTGCCTTGCTCGTTGCAGCAGTTGTGGTTCTGGTTTGCGGCTGGTTCATCTATCGGCAGTTCGCGCCGGGCGGATTTGCGTTGTCATCCGCCGGTAGCTCCGCCATGACGAGCGCTTCTGCCTCTGTGGTGGCGAACGCTCCGCTTTCGTCCGAAGCACCGGAAAAAGCTGCTGTTGCGGCAACTCTGCAAAACGGATCGGCGGCAGACTCAGTTATCCTTCGGAAAGGGAGGTACACGGTGATTGTCGCGACCTTCTCTTCAAAAAAGAGCGCCCGGCAGGAGTGGAGGCATCTTTCGGAACTTGGTCACCAGCTCAGGTTCTGGCCGGTTACTTCCGGGGGAAGCCGCTATTACCGTCTCGTAATCGGCGATTTCGAGACGCGGAGCGCGGCCATCGACAGCATGAAGTCGATGCCGAAAGGTCTGCCAAGTCACAGCTATATTCAGCAAGCACCAAAAAATGTCGTGTTGTATGGAGAACAAGGCTTGTAA
- the kdsB gene encoding 3-deoxy-manno-octulosonate cytidylyltransferase, whose amino-acid sequence MNVVIVIPARLSSSRLKEKMLADLEGKPLIVRTWQQAMKSRLAAKVVVATDSERIFAVLRAAGAEVVMTSPDLTCGTDRIAEAAEQVGGDVFVNLQGDEPLIDPATIDLAIAPFFEEGTLPDCTTLVYPLKPDERHIIDDPHVVKAVLDTRGHALYFSRCPIPYRRETLPDMRYYRHIGLYAFRADVLKAFVALPPSMLERTESLEQLRLLENGYRIRCIETTTDTPGVNTEEELEEVQRLFRERYHPSR is encoded by the coding sequence ATGAACGTTGTCATCGTTATTCCCGCTCGTCTCTCGTCAAGTCGTCTTAAAGAGAAGATGCTGGCTGATCTCGAAGGAAAGCCGCTGATCGTGCGAACCTGGCAGCAGGCGATGAAGTCGCGCTTGGCAGCAAAAGTGGTGGTGGCGACCGACAGCGAGCGTATCTTCGCGGTACTTCGCGCAGCCGGGGCCGAGGTGGTGATGACCTCGCCCGACCTCACCTGCGGCACCGACCGTATCGCCGAGGCCGCCGAGCAGGTGGGCGGCGACGTCTTCGTCAACCTCCAGGGCGACGAACCGCTGATCGACCCGGCGACCATCGACCTCGCCATTGCGCCATTTTTCGAGGAGGGCACGCTGCCCGACTGCACCACGCTGGTCTATCCGCTGAAGCCGGACGAACGGCACATCATCGACGACCCGCACGTGGTCAAGGCGGTGCTCGACACTCGCGGTCACGCGCTCTACTTCTCGCGCTGTCCGATTCCCTACCGCCGCGAAACCCTGCCCGACATGCGCTACTACCGCCACATCGGCCTCTACGCCTTCCGCGCCGACGTGCTCAAAGCGTTCGTCGCGCTCCCGCCCTCGATGCTCGAACGCACCGAATCCCTCGAACAACTCCGTCTCCTCGAAAACGGCTACCGAATCCGCTGCATCGAAACGACGACGGACACGCCCGGCGTGAATACCGAGGAAGAGCTTGAAGAGGTGCAGAGGCTGTTCAGGGAGAGGTATCATCCATCACGTTAG
- a CDS encoding DUF167 domain-containing protein encodes MSPISQKGDAVCLFVRVQPRSSKSGIAGMYGEQIKICLKSAPVENAANKECCELLAKALGVPRSSVSVMNGASSRSKVLKVEGVTPADVREALSSVLGDETECGA; translated from the coding sequence ATGTCGCCAATCAGCCAGAAGGGCGATGCCGTCTGCCTCTTCGTGCGTGTGCAGCCCCGCTCCTCGAAAAGCGGGATTGCGGGCATGTACGGCGAGCAGATCAAAATCTGCCTCAAATCGGCCCCGGTAGAGAACGCGGCCAACAAAGAGTGCTGCGAGCTGCTCGCCAAAGCGCTCGGCGTGCCGCGCTCCAGCGTGTCGGTGATGAACGGCGCAAGCTCCCGCAGCAAAGTGCTGAAGGTTGAGGGCGTCACGCCCGCCGATGTGCGCGAAGCTCTCTCTTCCGTGCTTGGCGATGAAACGGAGTGTGGCGCATGA
- the bchY gene encoding chlorophyllide a reductase subunit Y, which yields MENKACNKLHPQSMCPAFGGLRVLMRIDGAQVCMAADQGCLYGLTFVSHFYAARRSIVSPELMNVQISGGTMIDDVRRTIEKIAEDPAVRFIPVVSTCVAETAGIAEELLPKRVGNAEVLLVRLPAFQIQTHPEAKDVAVSSLVKRFGAFSEPKKGKTLVVLGEIFPVDAMMIGGVLQKIGVESVITLPGADLDDYVQAGRASACAVQHPFYERTAALFESAGVKIVGGNPIGANATGQWIERVGEALDLDLATVKQVAEEERQKAKGVMAGFAERMHGSVIVAGYEGNELPLVRLLLEAGLDVPYASTSIARTPLGEEDHRLLTMLGTEVRYRKYLEEDMQAVLEHKPDLVIGTTSLDSFAKEHGIPAIYYTNNISARPIFFASGAASVLGMIAGLIEKREIYGRMKKYFMPTE from the coding sequence ATGGAGAACAAGGCTTGTAACAAACTGCATCCGCAATCGATGTGCCCCGCGTTCGGCGGGCTGCGCGTGCTGATGCGCATCGACGGCGCGCAGGTCTGCATGGCTGCCGATCAGGGTTGCCTGTACGGGCTCACCTTCGTATCGCACTTTTACGCGGCCCGGCGGTCGATTGTGTCGCCGGAGCTGATGAATGTGCAGATTTCCGGCGGCACGATGATCGACGACGTGCGCCGCACCATCGAAAAGATTGCTGAAGACCCGGCGGTCCGCTTCATTCCGGTGGTGAGCACCTGCGTCGCGGAGACGGCGGGCATCGCCGAGGAGCTGCTGCCGAAGCGGGTCGGTAACGCCGAGGTGCTGCTGGTGCGGCTTCCGGCGTTCCAGATCCAGACGCACCCGGAGGCGAAGGATGTGGCCGTGTCGTCGCTGGTGAAGCGGTTCGGCGCGTTCAGCGAGCCGAAAAAGGGCAAGACGCTCGTGGTGCTTGGCGAGATTTTTCCGGTCGATGCGATGATGATTGGCGGTGTTTTACAGAAGATCGGCGTCGAGTCGGTCATCACGCTGCCCGGCGCTGACCTCGACGACTACGTGCAGGCGGGCCGCGCGTCGGCCTGCGCGGTGCAGCATCCGTTCTACGAGCGGACGGCGGCGCTTTTCGAGTCGGCTGGGGTGAAGATCGTGGGCGGCAACCCCATCGGCGCAAACGCCACCGGCCAGTGGATCGAGCGCGTCGGCGAGGCGCTTGACCTCGATCTGGCGACGGTGAAGCAGGTGGCCGAGGAGGAGCGGCAGAAGGCCAAAGGGGTGATGGCGGGTTTCGCTGAAAGGATGCACGGCTCGGTGATTGTCGCGGGTTACGAGGGCAACGAGCTACCGCTGGTGCGCCTGTTGCTCGAAGCGGGCCTCGACGTGCCCTACGCCTCGACCTCCATCGCCCGCACCCCGCTCGGTGAGGAGGATCACCGCCTGCTGACGATGCTCGGCACCGAGGTGCGCTACCGGAAATATCTCGAAGAGGACATGCAGGCCGTGCTGGAGCACAAGCCCGACCTGGTGATCGGCACCACCTCGCTCGACAGCTTCGCCAAAGAGCACGGCATCCCGGCGATCTACTACACCAACAACATCTCCGCCCGTCCGATATTCTTTGCTTCGGGAGCCGCGTCAGTGCTCGGCATGATCGCCGGTTTGATCGAAAAGCGCGAGATTTACGGAAGGATGAAAAAGTATTTTATGCCGACGGAGTGA